The genomic DNA GGATGTCCTAATTTATACTCCCGCTAGAGGGAATCTGGGATATCCGGTCTCCCTGACTCCGGAAGAGGACATCGAAGAAGGTTTAAAATTTTGTTATGATCCGATGCTTGAATTGGAAAAAAAACTTTTCCCTCGTTTAACGATAGGATACTCCGCATTCTATTATCTTCCGCATCTTCTTACGTTCTACGGTTCTCTCGCCTTCATTAAAAAGAAGATGGAGGATTGGGCGTTGGAAAAGCCGGAATCCAGAAAGGTCATACGCGCCGGAACCTTTTTCAGCCAGAGCGTTCGGGGAATCACCCTGATCCTACAAAGGTTGGCCAAATCCTCTCCGCATGCCGAACTGCAAAAATTGCTGGAAGAACAGAAAGCCTCCGGCAAGAAATTCCCCGACTTCTTTTTGGAATATATCGCCGCCAAAGAAAAGCAAAGTTACGAATCGGATTTTCCGAATCTCCCGTACCGTATGACGGAACCGAAAGATCTCAAAGAGGCTCTTTTAAGGATTTTGGGAGGAGAACCCGCGCCCATCGTTTCTTTAATGGGAGCTTGGGTTTGGACCGAAGACAAGCTTCCTGCGATGCCGGAGTATTTAAGGAAAAGATGAAGAGATTACGGGCCAACCCTCCACGGGTTGGACCAAAGATCCGAGCGGAGGAACCTT from Leptospira fletcheri includes the following:
- a CDS encoding SDR family NAD(P)-dependent oxidoreductase, which codes for MPESIALIVGGSGAAGQSAIQAFHEDRSNSDRNWRIIATTSGENSVQGADKTLKHIGLEDADDAILKIVEALKAEDPVDVLIYTPARGNLGYPVSLTPEEDIEEGLKFCYDPMLELEKKLFPRLTIGYSAFYYLPHLLTFYGSLAFIKKKMEDWALEKPESRKVIRAGTFFSQSVRGITLILQRLAKSSPHAELQKLLEEQKASGKKFPDFFLEYIAAKEKQSYESDFPNLPYRMTEPKDLKEALLRILGGEPAPIVSLMGAWVWTEDKLPAMPEYLRKR